GATGAGGCAAAAGCTTACGCATCCGAGAGAGGCGCTTTGCATTAAAGCGACGATAAGGGCCTCCAGTGGCAAAGATACAGAACTGGGAGTAATACAGCTCGAGGAGATCGAGTTCGCCGAATCTCCATATATCCAAATCAACCATGAGAATTCTGTATGCAAGTGGGTTGACAATGATGGAGCGATGCGGATGCTCAAAGTCATAACCCACGAAACCAAGGGTCAAGCGGAGGAGTCTGGAGGCCACCGCCGATCGCTCCTCGTAACCGGAGCATACGACAGATGTCTTTGGGGCTGCGGTATAGTTACCCAATGGGCAGCCCAGTTTCTCACGCAGCAAGGCCGCGAGTATTCCATAGCCATTCTCCCGCTCCATGGCTTCACTATTTCTCCAGTTATCCTGAACAGACTCGTACAGCACCTCTACCGCCATCACAAGAGAGTCTGCAGTACTGGCCGCCTGGACCAGGCTCAGATGCACCGCTGCACAGCCGCCAAGGCGCCAGCTTGCATCATCTAAAGATTGTGGCACCGCAACGACAGGGTCGCCTGCCAAGATTCCCACTCCGTGAGTTTGCGTCAGTGCACCATTTATCGCAGGCGTCGCACCATTGACAGCCACCGAATTGCCGCCAGCTTTGGTAAGTTGCTGTAAGTTTCTAGCTGCCGGCCGGGACAAGCACCTGACAAGTTGCGACTCGTCGACATTGCTGCTATCATCGTCATCTAGAATGGCAACTGGGGAGACGTTGACCAAAATTGACCCTTCACGAACTAGCGCACTTGCTTTTCTTCGAATTGCTGTGACGATATCGGAGAGCTCTTCTTTGCCGGGGTGAAGATGTTCATTTCGGACATTCAGGGCTGCAGATGCTCTGTAGGTTTGGAAGGACCCCATACAGTCTTGAAAGTTGCCATAATACCGAGGGCCGAGATTATAGAAAACAGAAATCATGTCGTCGCTATATGCCTCATCCAACAGTGTCGCACCTGCTAGAGACCATCGAGAGGTCGACACGCCCTTTCCCAACCTCATCGCCAGATCCTGCGGGGTTCCGAAGAATGCTTGCACCCGCGGTGTTTTGTTAGGAACACCGGTCACTGGAACGTTCGGATACTCTATCTTCAGTTGTTCGACGAATTCACCGTCTATGAATAGCGAAGCTCGGGAGTATGATGGTGGTCTGGGCTTTTTATGGACAAGAGCAATATGGTACCATCGATTAGGTTGGAAAGAAATGGACTTAAATCGGACACTGGGGCGAGGGCCGCTTATGGAAGTTTGCAATATCAAATGGCGGGTGTCTTTTTCAAGGTACATGAGCAGAAAGCATGTTTGGCGCGCGTCAAATGCCCCGAATATGGTTGTATGCGTACTAGTATCAAACCGGTCAAACCGAGCCCATACTGATAAAGTGTAGCCCGCAGAGATCGCTGGCGGGAATGTACGGCCTAGACTAGAGAACTCCACGGAGCAGTACCCATGCAATGACAAATCGAAATGTATAAATGGGGGTTGTTTAGACCGCTTTAACACGTCGAGTAGGAACCGCAGGATGTCAGAGCTACCGTGCGCATTGCGGTAGAGGGCAACAGCATCATCCAAATTGCTCAGTCCTTGAGTGCAGAGTAGTCGAGCAAGTTCTTGGTATAACGATTTCTCGTCTTCAGAACAGTCATTGCTGAATAACAATGGTAAGATGGAGGTTAGCATCCCAGTAGCATGCAGAGCTACAACATTCCTTTCAGATTGCGATGCGAGCTGGCAGAGACAGGCCGGAACTGCCAGTCTTTGAGTTTTATGGTGTCCAAAGAGCGAGGACTGCATCAACCATACGCGAATAAAGAGCCCCAGAAATTCGGAAACTTCCACGGTCTCCGATGTTCCCATACCTTTGTCCACAGATTGGCGGACGTCATCAGGAGATAAGGAATTTTCATTCAGCTGAGATTCCGCCGCTAGAGCTGTGAACAACCCAGCTACAGTTTCCTGGCAGAGTGCTGCTGCCAGAATTCCACCATAGAACTGCTGTGTCTCAGCCTCCGCACTGCCCAGTTTAGTGGCCAGAGTTAACAAAGACTTCTCCAACACCGTCTTGCCCCCACCGGGAATCTTCTTTGTAAAGTATCGTTGATTTCCGAAATGTTCCTTTAAGCCCTCCGCCAGGACCTCCAACGCATCCTTGTGTAGAGtcaatagactcttcttctcatccttgGGTAGTTCCGCATCATAGATCTCCGCGAGCTTGCTAATGAGGACCAACAACAATTGGAAACCATTCTGATGTCGGAAGCAATCCTTTGCTTCCCTAGGGCAGTCGTTATCGATAAAGGTATGACGCAGCCGGAGCAAGCTTTCGGTTGCCGTCAGGGCGAGTTGCGGAGAAATCGGATCCTGCTCGCAGATGTTCCTCAACTCCTCAATCACAGGAGCCAGCTCAAGATTAAGTCGTTCGATTGACGACGAAGGAGGCGGCAAAGGGAGGGAGGTGGCCTGGTTCATTGCGCCGCCAAATGTTAACCCCGGCTACCTCTTCCGATGGCTGGATACCAACCATGAACCTGGACTGGGCGTGACAATGAAGGCGGTCTGCATTGGTATGCGGTGAGCCAACAACTATTAGCGAGCTTTGGTCGCCATGTCAGTTGGAATGGAGATTGTTTTGGTCTTGGAGCGAGGTACAACTGGTCAAAGGATCAACACGGACGGAGAGACATGGAAATTGCGCGCAGGTGACGAGTTCTGGCCGCACCGTTTTTGTGAGGGGAACTGGCGGAACATGGAGAAGGGTGTTAGTAACGCTTCTCTTGCAGGAATGGCGATTCGACAAACGATATCCCACGTGTCCGGACTCACAGTCGAGGTAGTAATCTATTTTAAAAGCAATAATATCTTTCTCCCACGCTCAGATATGGTGAAGTGTACCAACTTCACTATGTACTCCGAGTACTACTTTGCGCTCAGGCGGAGGGGAAAGCCTTGCCCAGACAGAGCCGCCGCACTATCAGGTGACTGCGGCGGTGCTGATTGGCCAAGGCGGGTATCGATAAGCGCTTATCTTACGTGCTGATGGTAATGGTATTGTCATGGTGTGACACAGATGACAATACCGCCGGGTCGATCCCCTTCCTGATTGGGTGTAGTCAGTCGGAGCTGAGGCAAAGCACGCGACTTGGATGGGTTGTTTGAAGTGATACAGATACCGTCATGGATGAACGGTGTACGAAGTACACTTGGCAGTTCATCCTGGAAGTACCTTGTGCAGTGCTATGTATGCCAGGTACATGATACCGATTTAGATCCTGTAGCTACGTGTACAAGCAACGATCGGTTATCTTGACGATATCTGCAGTTACTTGGTTGTCGGCATCATCCAGTTGTCCGCCTAATGATGAAGCACCTGGCGGTATTGCGAATCATGTATCATTACCAAACATTACCATATTTACCCCAGGTCTTTTCGCTCCACTAGCCTATCGGGATCGACGGCCAGCGCCAATCAACCCGGGTCAGGCGGTCACCTGCTGTAAGTTACCGTAATCCGGTTGCATCATGTCTTTCTCTCCTCATCTGCCATTCCGACCTTCTCCaacctccctctctcttATCCATCCCCCTTTTATATCgctctcttccctctctctACTACTTTCATCTTTCAACTGTCTCTACTGTATCATTCTTttatcctttttctcttgaaCTACCGTTTTCCCGCTCAGCTTATCACCATGAAGGGCATCTTCAGCCTTTCGTTGCTCCCGTTGCTTACGGCTGCCTCCCCTGTCTTCGTTGACTCCATTCACAATGAAGCTGCCCCCGTTCTCTCATCCATGAACTCTCAGGAGGTCCCCGACTCATACATCGTCGTTTTCAAGAAGCACGTTAAACCCAGCTCCGCTTCTGTTCACCACAGCTGGGTGCAGGATATCCACGCTTCTCAGAATGAGCGTACTGAGCTGAAGAAGCGGTCGCTCTTTGGCTTCGCTGAACCTGAATACCTTGGTCTAAAGCATACATTCAGCGTTGGTGAATCTCTTTTGGGTTACGCTGGTCACTTCCACGAGGATGTGATCGAGCAAGTCCGCAGACACCCGGATGTGAGTAACTAGCTTCATCTCGGTGCTTAAGCTCCTAGCTGGCATGTTCCTGGTCTTGGCATTTTACTGACTCATTATGATCTCTCTCTAGGTCGAGTTCATCGAGAAAGACTCCGCAGTCCACACCATGGGTGACTTCCACACGCTGGAAGAAAGTGAAGTCGAGAAGAGTGCTCCTTGGGGTCTGGCTCGTATTTCCCACCGGGACAGCCTCTCCTTTGGCACCTTCAACAAATATTTGTATGCTGGTGAGGGCGGCGAGGGTGTCGACGCCTACACCATTGACACTGGTATCAATGTTGACCACGTCGACTTCGAAGGTCGTGCTCACTGGGGCAAGACCATCCCCAACaacgatgaagatgaagatggcaATGGACACGGAACCCACTGCTCCGGAACTATTGCTGGCAAGAAGTACGGCGTCGCTAAAAAGGCCAACGTATACGCTGTCAAGGTCCTCAGATCCTCTGGCTCTGGTACCATGTCCGACGTCATCAAGGGTGTTGAGTGGGCCGTTGAGGCTCACACCAAGAAGGTCAAGGCTGCCAAGGATGGCAAGGCCAAGGGCTTCAAGGGTAGCGTTGCTAACATGAGTCTTGGTGGTGGCAAGTCCCCGGTTTTGGAGATGGCTGTCgatgctggtgttgatgCTGGTCTTCACTTCGCCGTTGCGGCTGGTAATGACAACGCTGACGCCTGCGGCTACTCTCCGGCTGCTTCCGAGAAGGCTGTGACTGTTGGCGCTTCTACTCTCGCTGACGAGCGTGCCTACTTCTCTAACTACGGCAAGTGCACAGACATCTTCGCCCCTGGTCTGAACATTCTGTCCACCTGGACCGGCAGCAAGCACGCTGTCAACACCATCTCGGGTACCTCCATGGCCTCGCCTCACATTGCTGGTCTCTTGGCCTACTTCGTCTCTCTCCAGCCTTCCAAGGACTCTGCCTTTGCTGTTGCCGACATCACTCCTGAGAAGCTCAAGAAGGACATCATCAGCATTGCCACCAAGGGAGCTCTCGATGACATCCCGTCCGATACCCCTAACGTAAGTCCTCcttaagaaaaagaaaaagaaccaGAACATGCTAACTTTATTCACAGCTCCTTGCCTGGAACGGCGGTGGTGCCACCAACTACAGTGACATCGTCTCCGAGGGTGGCTACGACGCTTCTTCCAAGCATGCCTCTGCTGAGGTGACCCTTGACAAGATGGTCAACAAGGCCGAGAAACTCACCGAGGAGCTCGGTGCCATCTACAGCGAGATCAAGGATGCTTTTGTTGCTTAAATCCGCTGCCTGGGGCAGCGAACCAGTAATGTGATATATGGAATGGTAGATTGAGGGCAACTCGCAGGCGCAGGTTAtgcttttttgtttttgctttgttgatttACGAATTCTGGGCTCACGGGCGCATTGATTGTCTGCAACATGATAATACTACTGATTATATTCTGTCTCTATCTTTAGCGTAGTACACATGTTTTATACTGAGAAACAAGTCTAGAGATATGTTTAACTAATGCTACAATCGCCAGCAGACAATTGTTTCACGCAAAACATTGTACCAGCTTCTAGATCTTAGTACAACTGACGATGTGTTGGACGCTCGCGCCATCGAATCCCAGCTACGGAATTGTGCAAGTGACCAATCATCCCTGTAATTCAAGGTACATGATGCAGCCACGCGTCTCACAGGGGATAATATAGAGAGACATGATTGCTTAAAGAATCAGAAAACATTCTTTATCTCACGGATATCCTTGTGTCTATCCAACGCCCAACACCACCCGCTAGCACCGTATGCCCTTTCCAGGCCCAGGACTGGCACACACTGATCCATGAACTTCTCTGTAAGCTGATTGTCCGACATCGGACAATGCACACTCCCAACGGCATGGTCCACATGTTTCACAATAGGCGCGGGTACACCATCAGCAGAAGCGAAATTTATCATAATATGACATTCATCCAGACGACACTTCTCATCGGCTGTGGCATGGAATTTGTCCCTGAGACTGATAACCTCCGTATCCGTCACGACGGCATGCTCATACTGACCCGGTCTCGCTTTACCAAGGAGTAAACCAATAGCTGCGCCGTGGTAGACACTGAACTTGGCCTCCAATCCATCCCGGGGTTTCGTCTTCCCCGTCAACTCCAAGACAAGGGGATGCACGGTGAGCTGGACATCCGTAATATCCTGACATCTTTTCCCACTGCCATCAAGCCTAGGATGCAACTGAATACACCCATCAATAACCGGATGGATTACAATCCCACACGGAAACGGCTTGAAGCTGTTCTTCTCAATCTCCCAGGATCCCTCCTTCCCCAGACTAGCTACTAGGTTTTGGAGCTTGTTGTCGTTACTGACAACATTCACCCACCCGCGCTTCGCGTCGAGTGCTTCAAGAGAACTTGTGTACCCATTTGAAGCGAGGATGGCCGCAATAAGACCATTCTGCGCTGCGCGGCCCGGGTGGAAGGACTTGGTGTGTGAGCCGAACATCTCTCTGAGTCCTGTTACCTGCGTCGCTGCGACACCAATCGCATAGGCAATTTGGTCCGGAGAGAGACCCAGAAGTTTGGAGACAGCCACGGCGGCGCCGATGGAGCCGGTGGTGCTCGTTATGTGCCTTCACATAAAATCAGCATGAGTTTTCCATCCCTAAGAGGAACAATGAGTACTACCATCCAACATCATAATGACTTGGCCACACAGCCAGTCCACATTTACATTCAACTTCAATACCAGCGACCAGAGCAGTGATAAACTCCTCCCCCGACACCGGCCTCTGCAGCGTCTCCGCGATACTCAAGAGCGCCGCTGCGACGGGGCCTGTTGGGTGGATTATCGTCTCTAAATGCGTATCATCGTAGTCGTGCACATGCGATGCGATTCCATTGAGCAGGGCAGCATGCTGTGCATCTGTTGTCTTGTGCTCGCAGCCGAGGAGAGTCGATATCGGGGCGCCGAAAAACGGGGTTAGTGCGTTGCGGGCAATGGTGGTTGCGGGATGAGCGCTGCCACCGACGGTGCAGCCGGTCCAGTTGTAGAAGGATTGGATGGCGGATTGGATTATGGGGAGTGGTAGGGAGGAGTAGGTTAGGGAGAAGGACCAATTCGCTATGGTTCTGGTGGACATTGCGGTTGTTGGTATGATTGCTATGGAGTATGACACTGAGGGTAGATATATATCGGAGTTAAGGGTGGGATATGATCGACGCAGcgaagaccaagatgaatGGGACTAAGTTTAGTCTAGAGGTAAAAACGAAGCCATAAGGCAGTTTTTGGCATTGCCCGTTCATAATGTCTAACTAGAACTTCCTCACGATGCATCAAATGTACGTCGGTTTCCCAGCCATCCATGCCTCAACTCCAGCATTGCGGCGGATTGTTGGACCTCAGGTTGTATCGGAGCAGGGATTCCTGGGTAATATACGATGTACCAGAGTCAATTAAGCATTAGGTTGCGTCTGCACCACAGTGCTCAGAAGAGGGACAAGCCCCACGGCGGGGATAGCGGTTGGACACGTTAGACCCGGCGGTGATTTATAAGGAAAAATCCCGTGGGATGCACCGAGATAAAAGGCGTCATTCCCCCACTTCTCTCTCTATCATCAACTCACAAAGCAATATatcaacatcaccatcaaaccaacaccaacacaaTGGCTCAAGTCCTCGTCGTCTACCCGTCCGGTCCGTCCTTCGATCTCGACTACTACCTCAAGACCCACATGCCCCTCGTCTCCTCGTACGTTTCCCTGGATAAACCTCCTCTCTCCAGAAATAAGAAAACTGACCTAACGTGAACAGCCTCTGGACATCGTATGGTCTTCAAGGCTGGGATGTCCTGACGTTCCCCGCCGATGCGCCGTATCAGGTGCAGGCCACTTTGAGATGGAAGAGCTTGGACGATTTCAATGCTGCGGCTACCAGCGAGTCGGCAAAGCCTGTCTTTGAAGATATTCCCAACTTTACTGCTGCGCAGCCGATTCTGCTTAAGGGGGATGTTGTTGCTAGCTCTTAAGGGTGGTTTTAACTTAACTGGCATCTAAGAAATTTATTGGACCACAGGAGCTTATTcctgtattttttttttttttcagatGAATAGAGAAGCTCCAAATGAAAACCCCCCCCCTCCCTTCCGGATAAACACCGTATCCATCGAATCAATCCCGCTTCAATCCCACCCTACCAGCTCTCCGCAGCCCCAGAAAGCCAACAGCCGTACACAGAATCATGAAGCCAAACATAGTCCAGAAACTAGCCCGATATCCCTCCATCAGCGCTTGTGTCTCCTCCTTTCTATCAGATTTGCCCGTGATGATAGTCGAAACAACCTGCAGGATAGCCATTCCAAGTGCACCACCAAATTGTGCGGATGTATTGAACACCGCGCCTGCCAGAGCCTGTGTATTGCTCGGGAAGACATCCGTGATCACGATTAGTCCGATGGTGAAGAGAGCATTGAAACTGACGGGTTGCAGGAGCTGGGCGACAAAGGCGTTGCCCCAGTAAGGCCATGATGGTTGGATGACGGCCATGAGTAAAGGAGAGCCGGCGCAGAGGATGGAGGTGATGGTTACTATCCAGAATGCGGGGACACGATGGACGACGAATCCAATCACGAGGTTTAGGAGTACGCCTACTACGAGGCTGG
This sequence is a window from Aspergillus chevalieri M1 DNA, chromosome 5, nearly complete sequence. Protein-coding genes within it:
- the SUB8 gene encoding S8 family peptidase (COG:O;~EggNog:ENOG410PFG2;~InterPro:IPR023828,IPR000209,IPR034193,IPR010259, IPR022398,IPR015500,IPR036852,IPR037045;~MEROPS:MER0000356;~PFAM:PF00082,PF05922;~SECRETED:SignalP(1-16);~go_function: GO:0004252 - serine-type endopeptidase activity [Evidence IEA];~go_function: GO:0008236 - serine-type peptidase activity [Evidence IEA];~go_process: GO:0006508 - proteolysis [Evidence IEA]) encodes the protein MKGIFSLSLLPLLTAASPVFVDSIHNEAAPVLSSMNSQEVPDSYIVVFKKHVKPSSASVHHSWVQDIHASQNERTELKKRSLFGFAEPEYLGLKHTFSVGESLLGYAGHFHEDVIEQVRRHPDVEFIEKDSAVHTMGDFHTLEESEVEKSAPWGLARISHRDSLSFGTFNKYLYAGEGGEGVDAYTIDTGINVDHVDFEGRAHWGKTIPNNDEDEDGNGHGTHCSGTIAGKKYGVAKKANVYAVKVLRSSGSGTMSDVIKGVEWAVEAHTKKVKAAKDGKAKGFKGSVANMSLGGGKSPVLEMAVDAGVDAGLHFAVAAGNDNADACGYSPAASEKAVTVGASTLADERAYFSNYGKCTDIFAPGLNILSTWTGSKHAVNTISGTSMASPHIAGLLAYFVSLQPSKDSAFAVADITPEKLKKDIISIATKGALDDIPSDTPNLLAWNGGGATNYSDIVSEGGYDASSKHASAEVTLDKMVNKAEKLTEELGAIYSEIKDAFVA
- a CDS encoding MmgE/PrpD family protein (COG:S;~EggNog:ENOG410PM2J;~InterPro:IPR042183,IPR036148,IPR042188,IPR005656;~PFAM:PF03972;~go_function: GO:0016829 - lyase activity [Evidence IEA]); its protein translation is MSTRTIANWSFSLTYSSLPLPIIQSAIQSFYNWTGCTVGGSAHPATTIARNALTPFFGAPISTLLGCEHKTTDAQHAALLNGIASHVHDYDDTHLETIIHPTGPVAAALLSIAETLQRPVSGEEFITALVAGIEVECKCGLAVWPSHYDVGWHITSTTGSIGAAVAVSKLLGLSPDQIAYAIGVAATQVTGLREMFGSHTKSFHPGRAAQNGLIAAILASNGYTSSLEALDAKRGWVNVVSNDNKLQNLVASLGKEGSWEIEKNSFKPFPCGIVIHPVIDGCIQLHPRLDGSGKRCQDITDVQLTVHPLVLELTGKTKPRDGLEAKFSVYHGAAIGLLLGKARPGQYEHAVVTDTEVISLRDKFHATADEKCRLDECHIMINFASADGVPAPIVKHVDHAVGSVHCPMSDNQLTEKFMDQCVPVLGLERAYGASGWCWALDRHKDIREIKNVF
- a CDS encoding uncharacterized protein (COG:S;~EggNog:ENOG410PU00;~InterPro:IPR011008,IPR009799;~go_function: GO:0016491 - oxidoreductase activity [Evidence IEA]) produces the protein MAQVLVVYPSGPSFDLDYYLKTHMPLVSSLWTSYGLQGWDVLTFPADAPYQVQATLRWKSLDDFNAAATSESAKPVFEDIPNFTAAQPILLKGDVVASS